The Desulfonatronospira thiodismutans ASO3-1 region CGCAGTCTGACTCCCGGGCTTCAACTTACGGCATTCGGAGTTTGATAGGGTTTGGTAACCTGGTGGGGCCCCTAGCCCTTTCAGTGCTCTACCTCCGCAAGTAAACACCCGAGGCTATACCTCAATATATTTCGGGGAGAACCAGCTATCACCGGGTTTGATTGGCCTTTCACCCCTATTCACAGGTCATCCAAAGAGTTTTCAACCTCTACTGGTTCGGGCCTCCACTTGGTTTTACCCAAGCTTCACCCTGCCCATGAATAGCTCACCCGGCTTCGGGTCTAATCCACAGTACTAATAGCCCTGTTCAGACTCGCTTTCGCTACGGCTACACCTCTTCGGCTTAACCTCGCACTGTAGATTAACTCGCTGGCCCATTATGCAAAAGGCACGCTCTCACCCCGCACTTACTTTATCAACGGATTCTTGGACCCCGCACTTACTTTATGAATGGATTTTATGGCTTATAGCTGATTATAAGAAATTATATTTCAATGAACCAGCTAGTAGCCTAATAATCCGTAAATAAAGTAAGTGCGGGGCCTTAGAATCCGTAAATAAAGTAAGTGCGGGGCTCGAACTGCTTGTAGGCAATTGGTTTCAGGTTCTCGTTTCACTCCCCTAACAGGGGTTCTTTTCACCTTTCCCTCACGGTACTGGTTCACTATCGGTCGCCAAGTAGTATTTAGCCTTGGAAGATGGTCCTCCCGGATTCCCACAGGGTTCCACGTGCCCCGTGGTACTCAGGTACCTTCTGGCGTCGCTTTCGATTTCGCATACAGGGCTTTCACCTTCTATGGCCTACCTATCCCAGGTAGTTCTGCTATCTAATCGCGAATCACCGTGTTGAAGGCCCTACAACCCCCCGTGCCCGAAGACACGAGGTTTGGGCTAATCCCCGTTCGCTCGCCGCTACTTGGGGAATCTCTCTTGATTTCTTTTCCTCCGGGTACTGAGATGTTTCACTTCCCCGGGTTCGCTCCCCGCACTTACTTTAAACCACAAAGTTCCTGCATGCTTGACTCGGCACGCTCAAGCAACCATCGTTTTGAACGACCATCCTGCTTCAGCTTTTGCTCTCTTTTAACCGCATCTTGTTTGCTTGCATAAGCTTCATAATATGCAAGCTGCCATTTGCAGTGCTTTGTAGCTATTGAACGACCACTCTTATGCTCTTCTATTCTTCTCTTTAAATTAGACGTAAAACCTACATATGTTTCACCGTTATCACCAACCAGAAGATAGACATAATGCATAAGCTGTGCCCCTTATGGTTTAAAGTAAGTGCGGGGTACCTGAACATTACTTCAGGTGGGTTGCCCCATTCGGAAATCCCCGGATCAAAGCCTGTTTGACGGCTCCCCGAGGCTTATCGCAGCCTCCCACGTCCTTCTTCGCCTCTTGGCGCCAAGGCATCCACCAATTGCCCTTAATATCTTAACCTAAACTACAAAAAAACTTACCCCTATTTAACTGTCAATGAACATACAGCCATAAATGAACCAACCTGATACGGTCAATGCCCTCAATGGCTGTGTCAAGGAACCCGCTTAGAGCTCCAGGTGCTTAAATCAATCCGCATTGAATCAGCACCTGAAACTGTAAGCTTATCTCATATCTACAAAAAGAACTTCTAAAACCAGAACTTGAATTAAAACAGCATGCTTGTCTTCTGTCCCGTGCCTTCCGGCAAAGGCTTGCCACGCCGAAGGCGTGGTGGAGGTGAACGGGATCGAACCGATGACCTCCTGCGTGCAAGGCAGGCGCTCTCCCAGCTGAGCTACACCCCCGTTTCCAATGGTGGGCCTAGATGGACTTGAACCATCGACCTCACGCTTATCAGGCGTGCGCTCTAACCAAAACTGAGCTATAGGCCCATCTGACCCTGTACCATATCTATTCAATGAACTGTCTTGGACAATCAAATAGTGAGCCGACCCTTAATAAACTGTAAAGGAGGTGATCCAGCCGCAGGTTCCCCTACGGCTACCTTGTTACGACTTCACCCCAATTACCGGCCCTACCGTGGACGCTTGCCCCCATGTCGAAACACGGTTGGCTCAGCGGCTTCGGGTAGAACCGACTTTCGTGGTGTGACGGGCGGTGTGTACAAGGCCCGGGAACGTATTCACCGCGGCATGCTGATCCGCGATTACTAGCGATTCCAACTTCATGCAGTCGAGTTGCAGACTGCAATCCGAACTACGATGGGGTTTTTGAGATTTGCTCCACCTCACAGTCTCGCTACCCTTTGTCCCCACCATTGTAGTACGTGTGTAGCCCTGGGCGTAAGGGCCATGATGACTTGACGTCATCCCCACCTTCCTCCGAGTTAACCTCGGCAGTCTCCTTAGAGTGCCCGGCTCTACCCGATGGCAACTAAGGACAGGGGTTGCGCTCGTTGCGGGACTTAACCCAACACCTCACGGCACGAGCTGACGACAGCCATGCAGCACCTGTCACCGCGCTCCCCGAAGGGCACTTCCGTATCTCTACGGAATTCGCGGGATGTCAAGCCCAGGTAAGGTTCTTCGCGTTGCATCGAATTAAACCACATACTCCACCGCTTGTGCGGGCCCCCGTCAATTTCTTTGAGTTTCAACCTTGCGATCGTACTCCCCAGGCGGGATACTTAACGCGTTAGCTACGGCACCGAATTTAAAACCCAGCACCTAGTATCCATCGTTTACGGCGTGGACTACCAGGGTATCTAATCCTGTTTGCTACCCACGCTTTCGCACCTCAGCGTCAGTAAAGGCCCAGGTGGCCGCCTTCGCCACTGGTGTTCCTCCCGATATCTACGGATTTCACCCCTACACCGGGAATTCCGCCACCCTCTACCTTACTCTAGCTCGGCAGTTTCAAATGCAATTCCCAGGTTGAGCCCAGGGCTTTCACATCTGACTTGCCGTGCCGCCTACGCGCGCTTTACGCCCAGTAATTCCGAATAACGCTCGCACCCTCCGTATTACCGCGGCTGCTGGCACGGAGTTAGCCGGTGCTTCCTCTGGAGGTACCGTCAAAACTAAAGCCTGTTCGACTTCAGCCCGTTCTTCCCTCCTGACAGAGGTTTACGATCCGAAAACCTTCTTCCCTCACACGGCGTTGCTGGGTCAGGGTTGCCCCCATTGCCCAATATTCCCCACTGCTGCCTCCCGTAGGAGTCTGGGCCGTGTTCCAGTCCCAGTGTGGCTGATCATCCTCTCAGACCAGCTACCCATCGTCGCCTTGGTAGGCCTTTACCCCACCAACAAGCTAATGGGACGCGGACTCATCTCCAGGCGATAGCTTGAATCAGAGGCCATCTTTACCCCGCACTTACTTTATCAACGGATTCTTGGCCTCATGGCTGATTATAAAGGAATAAAACCTCCTGATCAGCCATGAGCCTTAGAATCCGTAAATAAAGTAAGTGCGGGGACCATCCAGTATTAGCCCCGCTTTCGCGGAGTTATCCCGGACCCGAAGGTAGATTATCCACGCGTTACTCACCCGTTCGCCGCTTTACTCGCTCCCGAAGGAACTTTCTCGCTCGACTTGCATGTGTTAGGCACGCCGCCAGCGTTCATTCTGAGCCAGAATCAAACCCTCCAGTTGAAATATAACCGGAAAGCTTAATTAAGCTGTCCAACTCAATCAATAATAAAACAAATAACCTTACCAGGTCGGCTCACTATTTAATTGTCAAAGAACTAATAAATGTCAAAATCTCCCAATCACCGAAACAACACCTTCTACACTGAACCAAATCAGCTGTCAATGAAAAAATCAAAATCAGCGTAAAATTTATTTCAATAAATTGAATATTTCTAACATGTTACTTAAAGATCAGTATCCGGCAAGCAGTCGTTATCGCCGCCGAAGCAAAGAAAAATAGGTTAAAAGGAGCCGGGTGTCAACAGATATTTTTCAAAAATTTCAAACAAACGAGAATTTTGATAAACGTCTAAAATTCCAACATGTTGGGAGTTCTTGGAAAGGGTATCACATCCCTTATGTTGCTCACCCCGGTTATGAACATCAAAAGCCGCTCAAAACCCAGGCCGAATCCCGCATGGGGCACGGAACCGAACCTGCGCAGATCCCTGTACCACCAGTACTCGTCGAAGCTCAGGCCGGCCTCCTGGATACGCCTGTCCAGAACTTCCAGCCTTTCTTCGCGCTGACTGCCCCCTATTATTTCCCCCACCCGCGGGAGAAGAACGTCCATGGCAGCCACGGTGCTTGAGTCATCATTCACCCGCATATAAAAGGGCTTTATGCCGGCCGGGTAATCATGGACTATAAGAGGTTTATGAAAATGCTCTTCGCATAGAAAACGCTCATGTTCAGTCTGCAGGTCCAGGCCCCATTGCACCGGATACTCGAATGTTCTGCCGCAGTCTTGAAGCACTTCCAGGGCCCGGGTATAGCTTATGCGCTCAAAGGGCTGGCTGAGGACGCTGTCCAGCCTGTCCTCAAGGCCCTGATCCACAAAGCGGGAAAAAAGCTCCAGGTCCTGGCTGCAATACTTTTTCACATGCCCTGTCAAGGCCTGAACAAAACCCTGGGCCATCTCCATTATGTCCTGCAGATCGGCAAAGGCCACTTCCGGCTCCACCATCCAGAACTCGGCTGCGTGTTTGCTGGTATTGGAATTTTCCGCCCGGAAGGTGGGACCGAAAGTGTAAACGTCCCCCAGGGCACAGGCCATGCTTTCCGCGGGCAGCTGCCCGGAAACCGTGAGGTGGGCCTTTTTCCCGAAAAAATCCCGGCCAAACTCTGCAGGGGATTTCCAGGCCTTGTCCGGATCAAGGGCTGTCACCACAAACATGTCCCCTGCCCCCTCGCAGTCCGATCCGGTGATAATGGGAGTGTGTATGTAGTAAAACCCCCGCTCACGGAAATACTGGTGCACAGCAAAACTAAGTTCCGAGCGGATACGGTTCATGGCTCCGTATTTGTTGGTCCTGGGCCGCAGGTGTGCAATACCGCGCAAAAATTCATCAGAGTGGCGCTTTTTCTGCAAGGGATAACTTTCCTGGTCTGCGCTGCCTATAAGCTCCACCTGCTCTGCCTGAACCTCCCACTTCTGGCCTTTGCCCGGGGAGGCCTGCAGGTTGCCTGTCACCTTGATCGCGGCCCCGGTGCCTGTCCCGTCAAGGCTATCAATCCCGGCAACACCCGGGTCCACCACAATCTGCAGGTTGGTTCTGCAGGAACCGTCATTGAGCTCTAAAAAAACCACACCCTTGGATTCCCTCTTGGTCCGGACCCACCCCTTGAGCATAATGCCCTCAACAGGTGCTTCCGCGTTCAAGGCCTGCTTCACCCTGGTTCTTTTCATCTGACCTCCATAATTCCAAAGTGTCCGTGCTTACGCTGATAATCGGTGTCGGGGTCGGTATCGGGTTCGCAGTCAGAATCGAATCCGGAGGCAAAGTCAAGTGGGACGCTGCCCGGTATTTTCGATCCCGATTCCGATACCGACCCCGACAAAGGCAGTAGCATGAAAACAACAAAAACGGGGGCAACATTGTCAGTGCCATGAGCTGCCCCCCTGCCCGAGTCTTGGCTGCCCAATGGTGCTTTGCATTTCACGCTACAAAGAGTTAAGAACTGGACTTTGCCTGCAAAAAAATCGAGGCAGGCTCCGTGCTTAAATTGATGCTGCATTTTTAGATGATTTGCAACTATTCACCATCTGATAAAATTGGTCAATCTATGCGCACCGCTGATATCCAGGGTCCGGGGGCTTTGCAAACTGGGCGTAAACTGTCTGAACGACGTAGGAAGCGTTAATCAAAACCGTAAAACACCGAACTTTATTTAAAGCATGTTATCGAGGTTATTCTGGCTTAAAAACTCGTGTATAGGTTTTGATTTACGCTTCCTTGGAGTGAGTTTTTACGTCCTGTTTGCGAAGTCCCCGGACCCTGGTGAATAATTACGATGATTTTTATTTATTCAGGCATCCGGGGCATATGTCCTGTAAATTTTGCCTGCACCCACAAACCAAGGAGGCTCGAATGTCTGGACTTACATTAAGCCCTTACTGGACAAAACTCAAAGAACATTTTTCCAGGATCAGTGACATCCATATGCGGGACATGTTTACCGCTGACCCCGAGCGCTTTTCAAGCTTCTCCCTGCAGGCCGGCCAGATATTTCTGGATTATTCCAAAAACAGAATAGACCGGGAAACCATGAGCCTGCTCTTTGGCATGGCTAGGGACATGGGCCTTGAAGATAAAACCACAGCCATGTTTTCCGGCCAAAAGATCAACACCACTGAACAAAGAAGCGTTCTCCATGTGGCTCTTCGCAACAGGTCCAACAGGCCCACTTACGTGGACGGGGAAGACGTCATGCCCCAGGTAAATCAAGTCCTGGACAGGATGAAAGACTTTGTCCATGGTGTCCGGGAGGGGCACTGGCGGGGCTGGACCGGAGAACCGGTAAAGGACGTGGTCAACATAGGCATCGGCGGCTCCGACCTTGGCCCCAGAATGGCCGTCAAGGCCCTGGACGGCTTCAGCGGACCCGACCTCAGGGTGCATTTCGTATCCAACGTGGACCCGTCCCACCTGGAAAATACCCTGGCCCGGCTGGACCCCAGGACCACCCTTTTCATAGTCGCCTCCAAGACCTTCACCACCCAGGAAACAATGTTCAACGCAGCCAGGGCCAAAGACTGGCTCCTGGAAAGCGCAAAAAACCAGGAACACATTGCCAGACATTTTGTAGCCGTGTCCACAAACACCCCCAAAGTGCAGGAGTTTGGAATCGACCCCCAAAACATGTTTGGTTTCTGGGACTGGGTAGGAGGACGTTTCTCTCTGTGGTCCGCCATCGGGCTGCCCATAGCCCTGTCCATCGGCATGGAGCGCTTTGAGCAGCTCCTGGAAGGCGCCCACGAGATGGACGAACATTTCCTGAACACCCCGCTGGAAAACAACCTGCCGGTTATCCTGGGCCTTTTAAGCATCTGGTATACCAATTTCTTCAAGACGGAAAGCCACGCCCTCCTGCCATACAGCCAGTACCTGGAAGAGTTCCCGGCTTATATGCAGCAGGGGGAGATGGAAAGCAACGGTAAAAGGATTACCCTGCAGGGAGCGGAGGTGGACTATGAAACAGGCCCGGTGATCTGGGGCGCTCCAGGGACCAACGGCCAGCATGCCTTTTACCAGCTGCTGCACCAGGGTACCAGAATGATCCCCTGCGATTTTATTATATTCGCCCGGCAACCCGGCCATGATCCTGTTCAGCACAGGCTCTTGATGGCCAATTACCTGGCCCAGACCGAGGCTTTGATGCTCGGCAAAACCAGCGCCCAGGTCAGGCAGGAGCTTGAGTCCCAGGGCAAATCCAGCCATGAGATTGAAAAAATCCTGCCCCATAAAGTGTTCCCGGGCAACAAACCCTCCAATTCCATAATACTGCCGGAACTCACGCCCCGTACTCTGGGAGCGCTCATTGCTCTCTACGAACACAAGGTTTTTGTACAGGGAGCACTCTGGGATATCAACTCCTTTGACCAGTGGGGAGTGGAACTGGGCAAACAGCTGGCCAGAAAGATCGAACCGGAACTGGAAGACGACTCAGAAGTCACTGACCACGACTCTTCCACCAACGGGCTGATTAATAAATGGAAAGCCATGTACTGGTCCTGAGGAACTTTCAAGTCAAGTCAGAGGTAACCATTCAGGGGAGCTCGGTGATGACTATTGGCACAAGGCCAAGGGACTGTCCCCCTGAATGGTTACAATCAGAGCATATTCACCGGATCCAGGTCCAGGCTGGCCCGGACCTGCCTGTAACGCTCAAACAGGGGGCGAAGCTCCAGGTACGCCTGCTTGATGCCGGCCCAGTCGCTGGATTTCACCAGAAACTGGTGCCGCTCCCTGTTTTTCAGCCTGGAGAGCACCGCGGGAGCAGGCCCAAGCATGGTCACCTTGCTGACTGCTGCCGCCTGCTTGGCCTTTTTGCGCAAGCCGGCCAGAAAGTCTGCCTTGCCCTCCCAGGTGTCCGGAAAGGAAAAGCGAATCAATCCCAGCCGAACAAAAGGCGGATAGCCGAACTTCTGCCTGCGGCTTATCTCCTGTTGAAAAAAGCCCTTGTAATCGCAGTCGCGGATATATTGCCAGCAGAAATGTCCCGGGTTGCGTGTCTGGATAAACACCCTGCCTGGTTTTTCTCCGCGGCCTGATCGCCCCGAAAGCTGGACCAGCAGCTGAAATATACGCTCGCTGGAGCGATAATCCGGCAGTCCCAGCCCCAGGTCCCCGTCCAGGACTATGGCCAGGGTAACTTCCGGAAATGAGTGACCTTTGCTGAGCATCTGCGTGCCCACAAGAATCCGGGCCTGTCCTTGTGCAAAGTCCTGCAGTATCTTTTCAGCTTTGCCCGGACTCCTGGTGCTGTCGCGGTCTAAGCGCAGAACCTGGGTGTCAGGAAGGTGTCTGGCCAGAAACTCCTCCACCTTCTCAGTTCCCTGGCCCACGGGTATAAATTCCGAGCCCCGGCAATGCCTGCATACAGGCGGAAAAGAAACTGATATGCCGCAGTAATGGCAGACTAAGCGGTTTCTTTTTTTATGGTATGTAAGTCCCACCTGGCAGTTTGCGCACTTCACCGTCTCAGAGCACGACTCGCACATGAGCACCGGGGAGTACCCCCTGCGGTTGTGCATGATCACGGCCTGCTCTCCACGCTTGACTGTCTCCTTCAGGGCCTCGGCGCAGGTCTTGGCCATGGCTCCGAAAACAGGGGGATCATTTTTAAGATCCACAAAATCCACCTGAGGCAGAGTGCTTTTGCCGATGCGGCTGTGCATCTCCACCAGGCTCACATGTCCTGCTTGAGCCGCATGAAAAGTCTTTACATCCGGAGTGGCCGAACCAAGAACCAGCAGGGCCTCTTCCCTGGATGCCAGGTACCAGGCAATCTCCTTGGCCTGATAAATAAGGGTCTGGTCCTGCTTGAAAGATTCGTCGTGCTCCTCGTCCAGGACTATAAGCCCTGTATCCTGCACCGGCATAAACAGCGCAGACCTGGTTCCAATCAAGAGAACAGGTTTTTTTTCCTGACCAAGCTCCACAAATGTCTTTTCTTTGCTGCTGGGGCCTTTGCTGCCATGGTGCAGGTAAATGGCCGCACCGGGAAGATATTGCCTGGCCTGCTGGTAAAGCTGCCTGGCAATGGCTATTTCCGGGGCGAGCAGTATCGCAGATCTCCCCATTTC contains the following coding sequences:
- the pgi gene encoding glucose-6-phosphate isomerase; translation: MSGLTLSPYWTKLKEHFSRISDIHMRDMFTADPERFSSFSLQAGQIFLDYSKNRIDRETMSLLFGMARDMGLEDKTTAMFSGQKINTTEQRSVLHVALRNRSNRPTYVDGEDVMPQVNQVLDRMKDFVHGVREGHWRGWTGEPVKDVVNIGIGGSDLGPRMAVKALDGFSGPDLRVHFVSNVDPSHLENTLARLDPRTTLFIVASKTFTTQETMFNAARAKDWLLESAKNQEHIARHFVAVSTNTPKVQEFGIDPQNMFGFWDWVGGRFSLWSAIGLPIALSIGMERFEQLLEGAHEMDEHFLNTPLENNLPVILGLLSIWYTNFFKTESHALLPYSQYLEEFPAYMQQGEMESNGKRITLQGAEVDYETGPVIWGAPGTNGQHAFYQLLHQGTRMIPCDFIIFARQPGHDPVQHRLLMANYLAQTEALMLGKTSAQVRQELESQGKSSHEIEKILPHKVFPGNKPSNSIILPELTPRTLGALIALYEHKVFVQGALWDINSFDQWGVELGKQLARKIEPELEDDSEVTDHDSSTNGLINKWKAMYWS
- the asnS gene encoding asparagine--tRNA ligase; translation: MKRTRVKQALNAEAPVEGIMLKGWVRTKRESKGVVFLELNDGSCRTNLQIVVDPGVAGIDSLDGTGTGAAIKVTGNLQASPGKGQKWEVQAEQVELIGSADQESYPLQKKRHSDEFLRGIAHLRPRTNKYGAMNRIRSELSFAVHQYFRERGFYYIHTPIITGSDCEGAGDMFVVTALDPDKAWKSPAEFGRDFFGKKAHLTVSGQLPAESMACALGDVYTFGPTFRAENSNTSKHAAEFWMVEPEVAFADLQDIMEMAQGFVQALTGHVKKYCSQDLELFSRFVDQGLEDRLDSVLSQPFERISYTRALEVLQDCGRTFEYPVQWGLDLQTEHERFLCEEHFHKPLIVHDYPAGIKPFYMRVNDDSSTVAAMDVLLPRVGEIIGGSQREERLEVLDRRIQEAGLSFDEYWWYRDLRRFGSVPHAGFGLGFERLLMFITGVSNIRDVIPFPRTPNMLEF
- the priA gene encoding replication restart helicase PriA; the encoded protein is MQTQDARASVWSAAILCQPYSSLSYALPPYLPVHVWHPGMRVLVPMGQSNKLCCAVLERSVPALPTEKKLKSIFWPLEKEAVLSADYLEMLENVAARQLTSLGRVLASVLPASLRRVPDGWRDRKNKKIPFSSGRDNREFLSRLAEFWMQGELDVKSPGGKEPALTVSSDPPWPIRPQARVQWAVMDLLYAHGPRTASSIRAELGQGSTKALQALQDKELVCPCKPGDEPEGGSLEAGQDFCFSPEQKEALKHLSPRLRQGFGACLLHGITGSGKTLVYLDLARQSLEMGRSAILLAPEIAIARQLYQQARQYLPGAAIYLHHGSKGPSSKEKTFVELGQEKKPVLLIGTRSALFMPVQDTGLIVLDEEHDESFKQDQTLIYQAKEIAWYLASREEALLVLGSATPDVKTFHAAQAGHVSLVEMHSRIGKSTLPQVDFVDLKNDPPVFGAMAKTCAEALKETVKRGEQAVIMHNRRGYSPVLMCESCSETVKCANCQVGLTYHKKRNRLVCHYCGISVSFPPVCRHCRGSEFIPVGQGTEKVEEFLARHLPDTQVLRLDRDSTRSPGKAEKILQDFAQGQARILVGTQMLSKGHSFPEVTLAIVLDGDLGLGLPDYRSSERIFQLLVQLSGRSGRGEKPGRVFIQTRNPGHFCWQYIRDCDYKGFFQQEISRRQKFGYPPFVRLGLIRFSFPDTWEGKADFLAGLRKKAKQAAAVSKVTMLGPAPAVLSRLKNRERHQFLVKSSDWAGIKQAYLELRPLFERYRQVRASLDLDPVNML